In Malus sylvestris chromosome 16, drMalSylv7.2, whole genome shotgun sequence, the following are encoded in one genomic region:
- the LOC126606998 gene encoding protein FAR1-RELATED SEQUENCE 7-like, which yields MGMESSSTHFTNIRSLDTGSKIEDSGNNLVIEAYPLGMMPPMNAVDTEDEGESGVLEPYVGLEFDSADVARDFYTLYAARMGFKVRTGQLYRSRTDGSVSSRRFVCSKEGFQISSRTGCPALIRVQRRDSGKWVVDLFLKDHNHGLGSSTEENRSPIFQKKSSMPTNSVVEVSHRPKVKLIKAIEDKPPCPSGVITAKRLKRGGDEMQSEVDLSAGLEFNSANEAYQFYHAYAENTGFRIRIGQLFRSKLDGSITSRRFVCSKEGFQHPSRVGCGAYMRIKRQDSGRWVVDRFDKNHNHEFESHLEVQKKNLFSSKKFIEEEIGGLEIEDIVDINNGNLVKRHRENHIGSDWYSVLFDFFQTKQAEDTGFFYAVEVDNGNCMSIFWADGRSRFSCSQFGDAIIFDTSYRKSIYLVPFAAFIGINHHKQPVLLGCALVADESEKSFTWLFQTWLRAMSGCRPLSIIADQDDVIQQAIMQVFPGTHHRFSLWQIKAKESEHLSVMNGSFKYEYEKCIYQCQTADEFETAWNALLSRYGLKDNAWLKAMYEKRRSWVPLYLRATFFAGIPFNESIESFFGAHFNAQTPLKEFVSQYERGLEGRREEEIKEDFNSFNLKAYLQTKEPLEEQCRRLYTLNTFRVFQKELLQSYSYLGFKIYDEGAIIRYLVRKCGNDDEKSIVTVGAAIPEVGCSCRMFEFEGILCRHVLRVFQILDIKEVPPCYILRRWTRNAEYGIPCESELGGNPQELKALMVWSLREAACKYIEAGATSLEKHKLAYEIMREGGRRLCWQR from the exons ATGGGCATGGAATCCAGCTCCACCCACTTCACAAATATCAGAAG CTTAGATACCGGTTCTAAGATTGAAGACAGTGGGAACAACTTAGTTATCGAGGCGTACCCTTTAGGAATGATGCCTCCGATGAATGCTGTCGATACAGAGGATGAGGGAGAGTCTGGAGTACTTGAACCGTATGTGGGGTTAGAGTTTGATTCAGCAGATGTTGCCCGTGATTTTTACACTCTCTATGCAGCACGGATGGGGTTCAAAGTTCGAACTGGTCAGTTGTATCGCTCGAGAACTGATGGGTCAGTCTCTTCTCGAAGATTTGTGTGCTCTAAGGAGGGGTTTCAGATTAGTTCACGGACAGGATGCCCGGCATTAATAAGGGTGCAGAGACGTGATTCTGGGAAATGGGTTGTAGACCTTTTCCTGAAGGATCACAATCATGGTCTTGGATCATCTACAGAGGAAAATCGTTCCCCGATTTTTCAGAAGAAGAGTTCAATGCCAACAAATTCGGTTGTTGAAGTGTCTCATAGGCCAAAAGTCAAATTGATTAAGGCAATTGAGGATAAACCACCTTGCCCATCTGGAGTTATAACTGCCAAGCGCTTAAAACGGGGTGGAGATGAAATGCAGTCAGAAGTTGATCTATCTGCAGGTCTGGAGTTCAATTCAGCCAATGAAGCATACCAATTTTATCATGCATATGCTGAGAATACAGGATTTAGAATCAGGATTGGTCAATTGTTTCGTTCAAAGCTTGATGGGTCAATTACATCTCGGAGATTTGTGTGTTCGAAGGAAGGGTTTCAGCATCCATCACGAGTTGGTTGTGGGGCATATATGAGGATTAAGAGACAAGATTCTGGAAGATGGGTAGTGGACCGTTTTGATAAAAATCATAACCATGAGTTTGAGTCTCACCTGgaagttcaaaagaaaaatctaTTCTCTTCAAAAAAGTTCATAGAAGAGGAGATCGGAGGGCTGGAGATTGAAGATATTGTTGACATAAACAATGGTAACCTTGTCAAAAGACATAGAGAAAATCACATTGGAAGTGATTGGTACAGTGTGCTGTTTGACTTTTTCCAAACCAAACAGGCCGAAGATACAGGATTCTTTTATGCAGTAGAAGTTGATAATGGTAATTGCATGAGTATTTTCTGGGCTGATGGGAGGTCTAGGTTTTCATGCAGCCAGTTTGGTGATGCCATTATTTTCGACACCTCATATCGGAAAAGTATTTATCTGGTGCCATTTGCCGCTTTCATTGGAATCAACCACCACAAGCAACCGGTGCTTCTTGGCTGTGCCCTAGTTGCTGATGAGTCTGAGAAATCTTTTACTTGGTTGTTTCAAACATGGCTTAGGGCAATGTCAGGGTGTCGTCCTCTGTCAATAATAGCTGACCAAGATGATGTGATCCAGCAAGCCATCATGCAAGTTTTTCCAGGAACCCATCATCGTTTCTCGTTATGGCAGATCAAGGCAAAAGAAAGTGAGCATCTAAGCGTAATGAATGGTTCTTTTAAATATGAATATGAAAAATGCATTTATCAGTGTCAAACAGCCGATGAATTTGAAACCGCATGGAATGCACTCCTCAGCAGGTATGGGTTGAAAGATAACGCTTGGCTGAAAGCAATGTACGAAAAGCGCAGGAGTTGGGTTCCATTATACTTACGAGCTACATTCTTTGCTGGCATCCCCTTCAATGaaagtatagaatcattctttGGTGCACATTTCAATGCCCAAACACCACTTAAGGAGTTTGTTTCACAATATGAAAGAGGCCTTGAGGGACGGCGtgaagaagaaataaaagaggATTTTAACTCTTTTAACTTGAAAGCCTACTTGCAGACGAAAGAACCATTAGAAGAACAATGTAGAAGACTTTATACACTGAACACATTCAGGGTATTTCAGAAAGAACTTCTACAATCCTATAGTTATCTAGGATTTAAGATTTATGATGAAGGGGCAATCATCAGGTATTTGGTCCGCAAGTGCGGGAATGACGATGAGAAATCTATAGTCACGGTTGGTGCGGCCATTCCCGAAGTGGGCTGTAGCTGTCGAATGTTTGAATTTGAAGGTATACTATGTAGGCATGTGTTGAGAGTTTTCCAAATCTTGGACATAAAAGAAGTTCCCCCTTGCTATATCTTGCGCCGTTGGACTAGAAACGCTGAATATGGTATTCCTTGTGAATCTGAATTGGGTGGAAACCCTCAAGAGCTGAAGGCCTTGATGGTGTGGAGTTTGAGAGAAGCAGCCTGTAAATACATAGAGGCTGGGGCAACATCTCTTGAAAAGCACAAGCTCGCCTACGAAATAATGAGAGAGGGCGGACGAAGACTTTGTTGGCAGAGGTAA
- the LOC126607001 gene encoding membrane protein PM19L-like, producing the protein MASGGSKSAASILLVVNLILYFIVIVIASWAVNHGIQRSRETASVLSIPARIFPIYFPFGNLATGFFVIFSLIAGVVGFGTSLTGLHNVFQWNSPSLHTAAASSLATWSLTLLAMGLACKEIGLGWTDANMRTLEVITIIVSATQMFSTCVIHAGVEDAIAQERGRNARV; encoded by the exons ATGGCTTCCGGAGGGTCAAAATCTGCAGCATCAATTCTCCTAGTTGTTAATCTTATTCTCTATTTCATTGTCATTGTCATTGCTTCTTGGGCTGTCAACCATGGAATCCAAAGATCTCGCGAAACTG CATCTGTTCTGTCAATTCCAGCTCGGATATTTCCAATATATTTTCCATTTGGGAATTTGGCAACTGGGTTTTTTGTGATCTTCTCCCTCATTGCTGGAGTTGTTGGATTTGGGACCTCACTCACCGGACTCCACAATGTTTTTCAATGGAACAGTCCCAGCTTGCACACAGCTGCTGCCTCTTCTCTTGCTACTTGGTCACTCACCCTTCTTGCCATGGG ATTGGCTTGTAAAGAGATTGGACTTGGTTGGACAGATGCCAACATG CGTACTTTGGAGGTCATAACAATAATTGTGAGTGCAACACAAATGTTTTCCACGTGTGTCATTCATGCTGGGGTTGAAGATGCTATTGCTCAAGAAAGAGGACGCAACGCAAGAGTTTAA
- the LOC126607000 gene encoding glutamine synthetase leaf isozyme, chloroplastic, translating into MAQILAPTSQWQMKVTKSSATASPMTAKMWGSLVLKQNKKGPTRSSTKFRVLATKSEGYTINRLEGLLNLDLTPFTDKIIAEYIWIGGSGIDVRSKSRTFSKPVEDPSELPKWNYDGSSTGQAPGEDSEVILYPQAIFKDPFRGGNNILVICDAYTPQGEPIPTNKRARAAEIFKNKKVIDEVPWYGIEQEYTLLQTDVKWPLGWPVGGYPGPQGPYYCGAGADKSFGRDISDAHYKACLYAGINISGTNGEVMPGQWEYQVGPSVGIEAGDHIWASRYILERITEQAGVVLTLDPKPIEGDWNGAGCHTNYSTKSMREDGGFEVIKKAILNLSLRHGEHISAYGEGNERRLTGKHETASINTFSWGVANRGCSIRVGRETEKQGKGYLEDRRPASNMDPYIVTSLLAETTLLWEPTLEAEALAAQKLSLNV; encoded by the exons ATGGCGCAGATTTTGGCACCCACTTCACAATGGCAGATGAAGGTTACAAAGAGCTCAGCAACTGCCAGTCCTATGACAGCAAAGATGTGGGGTTCTCTTGTGTTGAAACAGAACAAGAAAGGACCAACTCGGAGCTCTACTAAATTTAGAGTGCTCGCCACCAAGTCCGAAGGTTATACCATAAACAGGCTAGAGGGTTTACTAAACCTGGACCTCACTCCATTCACTGACAAGATTATTGCTGAGTACATTTG GATTGGAGGGTCAGGGATTGATGTTCGTAGCAAGTCAAGG ACATTTTCAAAGCCTGTTGAAGATCCTTCTGAGCTTCCCAAGTGGAATTATGATGGATCAAGTACTGGACAAGCTCCTGGTGAAGACAGTGAAGTAATCTTATA CCCTCAGGCGATATTTAAGGACCCTTTCCGTGGTGGCAACAATATTCTG GTAATTTGCGATGCATACACACCGCAAGGCGAGCCTATCCCAACAAACAAGCGCGCCAGGGCTGCTGAGATTTTCAAGAACAAGAAGGTTATAGACGAAGTCCCATG GTATGGGATTGAGCAAGAGTACACATTACTCCAAACTGATGTGAAATGGCCTTTGGGTTGGCCAGTTGGAGGTTATCCTGGTCCTCAG GGTCCCTACTACTGTGGTGCTGGTGCAGACAAGTCATTCGGACGTGACATATCAGATGCTCACTACAAGGCTTGCCTATATGCCGGAATTAACATCAGTGGCACCAATGGGGAGGTTATGCCTGGCCAG TGGGAGTATCAAGTTGGTCCGAGTGTGGGAATTGAAGCAGGAGATCATATCTGGGCTTCAAGATACATTCTTGAG AGAATCACTGAACAAGCTGGTGTTGTTCTCACACTTGATCCAAAACCTATAGAG GGTGACTGGAACGGTGCAGGATGCCACACCAATTACAG TACAAAGAGCATGAGAGAAGACGGAGGCTTTGAAGTTATTAAGAAGGCAATTTTGAATCTGTCACTTCGCCATGGTGAGCACATTAGTGCCTACGGAGAAGGAAATGAGAGAAGGTTGACAGGAAAGCATGAAACAGCCAGCATTAACACATTTTCTTGG GGAGTGGCTAATCGTGGTTGCTCAATCCGTGTTGGTCGTGAAACTGAGAAGCAAGGAAAAG GTTATCTGGAGGATCGTCGTCCAGCTTCAAACATGGACCCTTACATTGTGACCTCACTACTGGCAGAAACTACATTGTTGTGGGAGCCAACCCTTGAGGCTGAAGCTCTTGCAGCTCAAAAGCTTTCATTGAATGTCTGA
- the LOC126606999 gene encoding uncharacterized protein LOC126606999 → MEQLVNFIIRPPRAEYDPKNDLLDEEFILKGKWYQRKDVEVKNGRGDVLKCSHYTPIVSPEEKPLPCVIYCHGNSGCRADASEAAIILLPSNITVFTLDFSGSGISGGDHVTLGWNEKDDLKTVVDYLRADGNVSLIGLWGRSMGAVTSLLYGAEDPSIAGMVLDSPFSDLVDLMMELVDTYKIRLPKFTVKFAIQYMRRAIQKKAKFDIMKLNTIKVASSCFVPVLFGHAIDDDFIQPHHSDRIFEAYMGDKNIIKFEGDHNSPRPQFYFDSINIFFHNVLQPPEDEVGGTFFDTLHSTFGKGTWRSVHTADYDHGRSTASAEAAPSSGQQDAIRQLRSRRPMSRMDVPSGISSTDAQSESKDGKSDNGPSSSDMISFEFANGSPCGPHVPTTMDDDQYVEYQLDDLAGFPSDVDEEERMFMEAVILSLKDLEMRGPQAEEQPPGDTPDSLKSSQKDDQRDDASPAEKRELLETESTSTSVGHLGSLKTESTSTSVSKSHNSRPEDQSRTRVPSTEPALQTPLSIMENGSAGPSSQSDTSESIQSTSDGDLSAKTTATVTVVKNPASNVMDGLIRRWDFNFFRNNHSR, encoded by the exons ATGGAGCAGCTTGTCAACTTTATTATTCGGCCTCCCAG GGCTGAATACGACCCAAAAAATGATTTGTTGGATGAAGAGTTCATACTGAAAGGGAAATGGTACCAAAGAAAGGATGTGGAG GTGAAAAATGGTCGGGGAGATGTCCTGAAGTGTAGTCATTACACGCCCATTGTTAGTCCAGAAGAAAAGCCTTTGCCTTGTGTAATATATTGTCATGGAAACAG TGGGTGCAGGGCTGATGCCAGTGAAGCAGCTATTATTTTGCTTCCGTCAAATATTACAGTTTTCACTCTTGATTTCTCAGGATCCGGAATCTCCGGAGGAGATCACGTGACTTTAGGGTGGAATGAA AAGGATGACCTGAAGACTGTGGTTGATTATTTGCGAGCAGATGGAAATGTATCTTTAATTGGCTTGTGGGGCCGTTCAATGGGTGCTGTTACCAG TCTTTTGTATGGAGCTGAGGATCCTTCAATAGCAGGAATGGTTCTTGACAGTCCATTCTCTGATTTGGTTGATTTGATGATGGAATTGGTGGACACCTACAAAATTCGTTTGCCGAAGTTCACT GTGAAGTTTGCAATCCAATACATGCGAAGAGCTATCCagaaaaaagcaaaatttgACATAATGAAATTGAACACAATTAAG gtgGCAAGCTCTTGCTTTGTTCCAGTTTTGTTTGGGCATGCCATTGATGATGATTTCATACAACCCCATCATTCAGATCGTATATTTGAGGCTTATATG GGAGACAAAAATATCATCAAATTTGAGGGAGATCACAATTCTCCACGACCTCAATTCTACTTTGATTCTATAAACATCTTTTTCCACAATGTCTTGCAACCCCCGGAAGATGAGGTTGGGGGAACATTTTTTGACACTCTACACAGTACCTTTGGTAAG GGTACTTGGAGAAGTGTGCACACTGCTGATTATGATCATGGACGTTCAACTGCTT CTGCAGAAGCAGCACCGAGCAGCGGCCAACAGGATGCCATTAGACAACTCCGGTCAAGAAGACCCATGAGTCGGATGGAT GTTCCTTCTGGTATTTCATCTACTGATGCTCAATCTGAATCCAAG GATGGAAAAAGCGATAATGGCCCATCATCTTCTGATATGATTAGCTTTGAATTTGCAAATGGCAGTCCTTGTGGGCCCCATGTTCCGACCACGATGGATGATGATCAGTATGTAGAATACCAGCTTGATGACCTGGCAGGTTTTCCAAGTGATGTTGATGAGGAAGAACGG ATGTTCATGGAAGCAGTGATTTTGTCTCTAAAAGATTTAGAAATGAGAGGCCCTCAGGCAGAAGAGCAACCACCAGGAGATACCCCGGATTCCTTAAAGTCGTCACAAAAAGATGACCAGCGGGATGATGCATCTCCTGCAGAGAAGCGAGAGCTGTTGGAGACAGAATCTACTTCCACTTCAGTTGGGCACCTTGGATCCTTGAAAACAGAATCTACTTCCACTTCAGTAAGTAAATCCCACAACTCGAGACCTGAAGATCAGTCTCGTACAAGAGTTCCATCCACAGAACCTGCGTTACAAACGCCTCTATCCATAATGGAGAATGGGAGCGCCGGGCCATCTAGCCAAAGCGATACATCAGAAAGCATCCAAAGCACTTCAGATGGTGACTTATCA